In Bombus pascuorum chromosome 13, iyBomPasc1.1, whole genome shotgun sequence, a single genomic region encodes these proteins:
- the LOC132913086 gene encoding carboxypeptidase B-like, giving the protein MRIFFLIATIFVAAVLAVDEEVLPPLKGMQALSISYETAEQLSLLKNYVDTPGFDFLRSTHDLVDVFVTADKIEEFKNLLKQHRLSYTVLIDDVQRLVMQEFIAQGMERKLKALTKNYAVSGNLTFTYYPNYKEVNEYLNYLTNTYGDVASLITIGNSYEGRSMKVLKLSTGGQNKPAIFIDGGIHAREWIAPATVLYMVDLILTSHKNLLRNIDWYVLPVLNPDGYEFTHSKSSNRLWRKTRSHTGMTCRGVDGNRNYDMEWMTIGASNNPCSDTYAGPRPFSEPENQHLRDFILARKGQIKAYLTFHSYGQYILYPWGWTSKVPSNEPELRKLAIQCATAIAKSRKTQYTYGTSANHLYPAAGGSDDWAMGKAGISLSYTYELPGGNYGFLLPASEIKPVGIETFEAIKVIHQYVTEKYVSH; this is encoded by the exons ATGCGCATCTTCTTTCTAATTGCGACAATTTTTGTTGCGGCTGTCCTAGCCGTCGACGAAGAAGTTCTCCCTCCTTTGAAGGG gATGCAGGCGCTCTCTATTTCCTACGAGACAGCCGAACAACTCTCGTTGCTGAAAAATTATGTGGACACACCTGGATTCGATTTTCTAAGAAGCACTCATGACCTCGTGGACGTTTTCGTGACGGCGGACAAAATCGAAGAGTTCAAAAATCTCCTTAAGCAACATCGTCTGAGTTATACGGTTCTGATCGACGATGTTCAACGACTGGTCATGCAAGAATTCATTGCGCAAGGAATGGAGCGCAAATTAAAGGCACTAACCAAGAACTATGCTGTTTCTGGGAATTTAACTTTTACTTACTATCCTAACTATAAAGAA GTAAACGAATATCTAAACTATCTAACGAACACTTACGGCGATGTAGCCTCCTTAATTACCATAGGTAATTCTTACGAAGGGCGATCGATGAAAGTTTTAAAGTTGTCGACGGGTGGGCAGAATAAACCGGCTATTTTCATTGATGGCGGAATTCATGCCAGGGAATGGATCGCTCCAGCAACAGTTCTTTACATGGTAGATTTGATATTGACAAGTCACAAAAATCTTTTGAGGAATATCGACTGGTACGTTCTACCAGTTTTGAATCCGGATGGCTACGAATTTACGCATAGCAAATCCTCG AACCGATTGTGGAGAAAAACAAGATCACACACGGGAATGACTTGCAGGGGTGTCGATGGGAACCGAAATTACGATATGGAATGGATGA CAATTGGTGCCTCCAACAACCCATGCAGCGATACTTACGCCGGGCCTAGACCATTCTCCGAGCCGGAAAATCAACACTTGAGAGATTTTATTTTGGCACGAAAAGGACAGATCAAGGCCTACCTTACGTTCCATTCCTACGGCCAG TACATCTTATACCCTTGGGGCTGGACGTCTAAGGTACCTTCTAACGAACCAGAACTG CGCAAGCTTGCCATCCAGTGTGCAACAGCTATCGCCAAATCTCGTAAAACTCAATACACTTATGGAACTTCTGCCAATCATCTGT atCCAGCTGCTGGAGGCAGCGATGATTGGGCTATGGGCAAAGCAGGTATCAGCTTGTCGTACACTTACGAATTACCTGGTGGAAATTATGGATTCCTGTTGCCAGCATCAGAAATCAAACCTGTTGGTATCGAGACATTCGAGGCTATCAAAGTGATTCATCAATATGTCACGGAGAAATACGTTTCGCATTAG